In Listeria monocytogenes, the following proteins share a genomic window:
- a CDS encoding ABC transporter substrate-binding protein codes for MKKKSLVLLVVVLVLSAVLAACGGKESGSKEVTIEFMHSSVEKERLDVINKLIADFEKENPTIKIKQIPVEEDAFNTKVVTLARSGKLPAVMEVSQDFAKVMDKDQLIDQDAVKAVIDSVGEDKYYEGATNLVRSEDGKSYIAAPLSGWVQGIWYNKKALADAGFEEPKNWADIEKVAKKFTNKADKKYGIAIPTAESTMSEQAFSQFALSNKANVLDAKGNVTIDTPEMKEALQYYKDLSAYTMPGSNDVTEIKDAFMNGTVPMAMYSTYILPSVYEEGDPKNIGFAIPEEKEKAVYGTVSGLTISAGLDDEQKKATKKFVEYLSQPENMATWVLMSPGGAQPVNKEVVEQKAYKENEVIKSFGELPNEIAASFNDIQVFGLVDGKNLTKMGDITSSGILAQMVNNVTVGGGDVSADLKAAQKKAEEGK; via the coding sequence ATGAAGAAAAAGAGTCTTGTATTACTTGTTGTTGTGTTGGTTCTAAGTGCGGTTCTAGCTGCATGTGGAGGAAAAGAGTCTGGTAGTAAGGAAGTAACGATTGAATTTATGCATTCATCCGTTGAAAAAGAGCGTTTAGATGTTATTAATAAATTAATTGCTGATTTTGAAAAAGAAAATCCAACAATCAAAATCAAACAAATTCCAGTAGAGGAAGATGCTTTTAATACTAAAGTTGTAACACTTGCTCGTTCCGGTAAACTTCCAGCAGTTATGGAAGTAAGCCAAGATTTTGCCAAAGTAATGGATAAAGATCAGTTAATTGACCAAGATGCAGTAAAAGCAGTTATCGACTCGGTTGGAGAAGATAAATACTATGAAGGTGCAACAAACTTAGTACGTTCTGAAGATGGTAAAAGCTATATCGCAGCACCATTAAGCGGTTGGGTTCAAGGTATTTGGTACAACAAAAAAGCTTTAGCCGATGCTGGTTTTGAAGAACCTAAAAACTGGGCGGATATTGAAAAAGTAGCGAAAAAATTCACAAATAAAGCAGATAAAAAATACGGTATTGCAATTCCAACAGCAGAAAGCACGATGAGTGAGCAAGCTTTCTCCCAATTTGCACTTTCTAATAAAGCCAATGTTTTAGATGCAAAAGGTAATGTAACGATTGATACACCAGAAATGAAAGAAGCACTTCAATATTATAAAGATTTGTCAGCATACACGATGCCTGGTTCAAATGATGTAACTGAAATTAAAGATGCATTTATGAATGGAACAGTTCCGATGGCAATGTACTCTACGTATATCCTTCCATCTGTTTATGAAGAAGGCGATCCAAAAAATATCGGTTTCGCAATTCCAGAAGAAAAAGAAAAAGCAGTTTATGGTACAGTTTCTGGTTTAACTATTTCAGCAGGACTTGATGATGAGCAAAAGAAAGCAACGAAGAAATTTGTTGAATACTTGTCTCAACCAGAAAATATGGCAACTTGGGTATTAATGTCTCCAGGTGGAGCGCAACCAGTAAATAAAGAAGTAGTAGAACAAAAAGCATACAAAGAAAATGAAGTAATTAAATCGTTTGGTGAACTTCCAAATGAAATCGCAGCATCATTCAATGACATCCAAGTTTTCGGACTTGTTGACGGTAAAAACCTTACAAAAATGGGAGATATTACTAGCTCAGGCATTCTCGCACAGATGGTTAATAACGTAACTGTTGGCGGTGGCGATGTATCAGCGGACTTAAAAGCTGCACAGAAAAAAGCTGAAGAAGGTAAATAA
- a CDS encoding sugar phosphorylase, producing MTNLRKRLSRLYAEDVVDSLAARIEARVQQTQQRKLTRKDQWDEKDIVLITYGDQFKEESKKTLTTFKKMYDSYLKSTFEVVHFLPFYPYSSDDGFSVIDYKAVNPELGDWEDIKEMEQSARLMFDFVCNHMSAKSDWFKRYLAGDEEFRNFFVEMDPKTDLSSVTRPRATPVLTPFQFDSGKVGHIWTTFSEDQIDLNFASPEVLYKMIDVLMFYLEEGAEYVRLDAVGFMWKVPGTSSIHLEETHEIVKLFRDLVDIAAPGTIIITETNVPHVDNISYFGNGEKEAHMVYQFPLPPLVLHAIHHGNAEFLRNWAKNLELPEGKRTFFNFLASHDGIGLNPVRGIIPEAEILALVNDLEEEGALVSYKQNPDGSKSPYEINVTYMDALSKQADTDDLRMSRFLVAHAVLMSIPGVPAVYVQSILGSRNDYSGVETTGHNRSINRKKYDLAEITAELEQRGSLRKATYDALTKLISTRKAESLFHPEIPMEVLESTAELFVVKRSSDAESIILIHNLSEKEVSYSLDSGVYTNLYKGSTVTGSDSIKLSGYEFCWLKTKNYREEQK from the coding sequence ATGACGAATTTAAGAAAACGACTTTCGCGGTTATATGCCGAAGATGTGGTAGATAGTTTGGCAGCTAGAATCGAAGCGCGGGTACAGCAAACGCAACAACGAAAGTTAACACGAAAAGATCAGTGGGACGAGAAAGATATTGTTTTAATTACATATGGAGACCAATTTAAAGAGGAATCCAAAAAAACGTTAACAACTTTTAAGAAAATGTATGATAGTTATTTAAAATCGACTTTTGAGGTAGTTCATTTCTTGCCTTTTTATCCTTATTCTTCGGATGATGGGTTTTCGGTCATCGATTATAAAGCGGTGAACCCGGAACTTGGTGATTGGGAAGATATTAAGGAGATGGAACAGTCGGCGCGGTTGATGTTTGATTTTGTTTGTAATCATATGTCGGCGAAAAGTGATTGGTTTAAGCGATATTTGGCGGGTGACGAGGAGTTTAGGAACTTTTTTGTGGAAATGGATCCAAAGACGGACCTTAGTTCGGTAACAAGGCCACGTGCGACACCAGTGCTGACACCATTTCAATTTGATTCAGGAAAAGTAGGACATATTTGGACGACTTTTAGTGAGGATCAAATCGATTTAAACTTTGCTTCTCCGGAAGTGCTTTACAAGATGATTGATGTTTTGATGTTCTATTTAGAAGAAGGTGCGGAATATGTGCGACTTGATGCGGTTGGCTTTATGTGGAAAGTGCCGGGAACGAGTTCGATTCACTTAGAAGAGACGCATGAAATCGTGAAATTATTTAGAGATTTAGTAGACATTGCAGCTCCGGGGACGATTATTATTACCGAAACCAATGTGCCGCATGTTGATAATATTAGTTATTTTGGAAATGGTGAAAAAGAAGCGCATATGGTTTATCAATTCCCGCTTCCACCACTTGTGCTCCATGCTATCCATCATGGTAATGCAGAATTCCTCCGTAACTGGGCGAAGAATTTAGAGCTACCAGAAGGCAAGCGGACATTCTTTAATTTCCTTGCCTCACATGATGGGATTGGGTTAAATCCAGTGCGCGGCATTATTCCAGAAGCTGAAATTTTGGCTTTAGTGAATGATTTGGAGGAAGAAGGCGCGCTCGTTTCATATAAGCAAAATCCAGATGGTTCTAAGAGTCCGTATGAAATTAACGTGACGTACATGGATGCGCTAAGTAAACAGGCGGACACAGATGACTTGAGGATGTCGAGATTTCTTGTGGCTCATGCAGTACTAATGTCTATCCCAGGCGTTCCAGCCGTTTATGTTCAAAGTATTTTAGGAAGCCGCAATGATTATTCAGGCGTAGAAACAACAGGCCACAATCGCTCTATTAATCGAAAAAAATACGACTTGGCGGAAATTACAGCAGAGTTGGAACAAAGAGGCTCCTTACGAAAAGCAACTTATGATGCGCTAACGAAATTAATTAGCACACGAAAAGCGGAATCACTTTTCCATCCAGAAATACCGATGGAAGTTTTAGAATCTACGGCGGAATTGTTTGTTGTTAAACGTTCATCCGACGCGGAATCGATTATATTGATTCATAATTTATCAGAAAAAGAAGTGAGTTATTCACTAGACAGCGGTGTTTATACAAATCTTTATAAGGGCTCCACGGTAACTGGGAGCGATTCCATAAAGCTTAGTGGCTATGAATTCTGCTGGCTAAAAACCAAAAATTACAGGGAGGAACAAAAATGA
- a CDS encoding LacI family DNA-binding transcriptional regulator, giving the protein MASTIYDIAKHAGVSKSTVSRVLNNQANISEESRKKVLAAIDELNYQPSKLARALTSSGFDAIMVISNRSTTTTTGNPFFSEIIQSISTQAELENFDLILQTAKNSEDELKKCLSKIQEKMIKGIIMLSSPADEDFFHQLDPYNIPIVVTGKVEGHYKNIYSVDTDNFGDSYALTKHLITEGHKKIACIHAPLDYHVSIDRLAGFRSCLFDHQLDLRNDWIIDSGYSIEDSYKAALRLMEGPDKPTAVFATDDLKVLSIYKMAADKNLQIPADFSVIGYNDKVASSFLSPPLTSIDIPINKLGKKATNLLFRLIHQDKNVPKTTIIKTEMIERESIQKINA; this is encoded by the coding sequence TTGGCATCTACCATATATGACATAGCAAAACACGCGGGAGTTTCAAAATCGACGGTATCTAGAGTACTAAACAATCAAGCTAATATCTCCGAAGAATCACGAAAAAAAGTACTAGCAGCGATTGACGAACTAAACTACCAACCAAGCAAACTAGCACGCGCACTTACCTCTTCGGGCTTTGATGCCATCATGGTTATTTCAAATCGCTCTACTACAACCACAACCGGAAACCCATTTTTTTCCGAAATAATTCAATCCATTTCCACTCAAGCTGAGTTGGAAAATTTCGACCTAATTCTTCAAACTGCTAAAAACAGCGAAGACGAACTTAAAAAATGCCTCTCCAAAATTCAAGAAAAAATGATAAAAGGCATTATTATGCTAAGTTCTCCCGCTGATGAAGATTTTTTTCACCAATTAGACCCATATAATATCCCCATCGTTGTGACCGGAAAAGTAGAAGGACATTACAAAAATATTTATTCTGTTGATACTGACAATTTTGGCGATAGTTATGCTCTAACAAAACATTTAATTACGGAAGGCCATAAAAAAATCGCTTGTATTCATGCTCCACTTGATTATCACGTTTCCATAGATCGTCTTGCTGGTTTCCGAAGCTGCCTGTTTGACCACCAATTAGATCTACGTAACGACTGGATTATTGATAGCGGTTATAGTATAGAAGATAGCTACAAAGCAGCGCTACGCCTAATGGAAGGCCCAGATAAACCAACCGCAGTTTTCGCAACCGACGATTTAAAAGTCCTTAGTATTTACAAAATGGCCGCCGATAAAAATTTACAAATACCTGCAGATTTTTCCGTCATCGGCTATAATGATAAAGTAGCGTCCTCTTTCTTATCGCCGCCGCTAACGTCTATTGATATTCCAATCAACAAACTAGGAAAAAAAGCGACTAACTTATTATTCCGCTTAATCCATCAAGATAAAAATGTACCAAAAACAACGATTATTAAAACCGAAATGATTGAACGTGAATCCATTCAGAAAATAAACGCCTAA